The following is a genomic window from Prunus persica cultivar Lovell chromosome G7, Prunus_persica_NCBIv2, whole genome shotgun sequence.
NNNNNNNNNNNNNNNNNNNNNNNNNNNNNNNNNNNNNNNNNNNNNNNNNNNNNNNNNNNNNNNNNNNNNNNNNNNNNNNNNNNNNNNNNNNNNNNNNNNNNNNNNNNNNNNNNNNNNNNNNNNNNNNNNNNNNNNNNNNNNNNNNNNNNNNNNNNNNNNNNNNNNNNNNNNNNNNNNNTGAGACGACAGTTCGATGCCAGAGCACAGAGCCTGCCGGTGCATACAACCCATTCACCACACACACGCGGccacacgcacacacacagacacacactgatgccatctactctgactttgccttccgagacttgtttctgcaattcatcctaaaaaaagataaacaaaaaaacacacgacggttatttatgtacaaacgacgtattatataatttcacacgacgcaataacgtataaaccgacgttattataacttatcacgacggtagttataccgacgtggttatttatttaaaacgacgaaatgaataaacaaccgacgtcttatgctataattaaagataacagagtagtgattcctatttagaccgttaacgacgtttttaaaaaattttcgacgtggtaatatcattcacacgacgcgaaaatgaaccaccgacgtcttatgctgtaattacagaaaacatagtagtgattcctatttagacctttaacgacgtttttaaaaacttttcgacgtggtaatatcattcacacgacgaaaaatataacatacgacgtaataagaataattcacagtttaataaaaatttaaaacagagtgatagtaggcttacaattaattttgctttctctgccacctttggatcagggatgttaccatgtttgtcctgtctagctctcttccataaggtagatcgatcaatttctaccccaggcatggtttcctccaattgatcctccaatccagcatatccttttcgagacaatcgatgattgtactcgagtttctccctaatctgtgcatgttgagaatgcacagactcaaaatctttggatagccttgaagctacaaaggcatcccattgtgctttctctatgaatttatatgtttcagggggttggcttaatttctccctgtcattggtgtatggaaggatataatgcctcgttagtgtagacttgaaatccttccatttcttggaagcaaaagctaaaacagaggtcttgcccccttggcctacgacaaaagccatgtcaactgcttcccaaatctgctcctttatatccttggggatttgggaccatttcttgtccacaagtgggatcctggagcgtgccaacacaccaatatacgactgcatctcaatatgtgcttggccaacacctttcccccttttattgtactcaacaattggcctcagtttctgaagctttctcttcacaacacgaggcattgtgctcatacctcgaccagtctttgaatcatctgagattgttgtctggctggtttgttctgtctcagcagatgatgaagcaaacttcatcttcttcgaagacttcatctccttcgaagacttatcttgaggagctaccattccaagcttcttggagccagaatccttagtttgttgttgagaaaccattttaacagacaaaactgcaagtgaaaatatttcaggaaaacattaagaacacaaacgacggtattaaaaaaatacgacgtatgatatgattttagacgacgcaatgaaataatctcagacgtaataaatgtttaaaaccattatttatataacgtcgtggtatatatgttcacacgacgtcaatagtaatacaccgtcgtggtaaactattatttatattttatcgtctatattagataccaaccctagtttctttttctttatattttatcaaataagggaaaaacaaaaaccattgttcagcgaaatcaaacctgcaattaaacaagcatataaaaaaagactattattttaaaaacaactttaaccattgttcagcgaaatcaaacctgcaattaaacaagcatataaaaaaagactattatttaagttgatgtagttgtcttcaaagttggaaactttctctctttgaaccgtcgtggtctaccgtcgtcttatttagttgatgtagttgtcttcaaagttggaaactttctctctttgtctgtatattttatcaaacttggaaagaagtaaaatgattttggccagaaaaaaggtaaaaagatttttcaaacaaaaaacgtatgagcatgcaaaacagtaaccaaaatagtgaaaatgaaagcttaccttttgcgtgcaatgaaagcaagaggaagatgatcgatgtttaagttcagagacgacgaagaagacgagaggaagacgatgagaaactctgacaatgctctgacaaggaaaaaagacgaaaaggtttctctgggagattgaaatttttaatcgggtttggaaacagtgcatgtataagtcgaaaagttgcttacatataaaaccatttcaaaaaaataatacggcggttacatttaactacgtcgtttttaactaaaacgacgcaatatttttcattcgacgtggaatcatttcatttaacgtcgttaggtttaatataaccgacgtggattttaatttttaaattatgaatagaattttttttcccgtgacctttcagtttatttttcaattacagtgcgttataaatagagttttttttccggaggaaatttaaaacgaaggaaattaatattctgcaatatgtaaagtttcttttttggatgacagatttaaataaaataagaatataaaaacaacaaatgtgtaagtcaagtagacgaaaagttgcttacatataaaaccatttcaaaaaaataatatggcggttacatataactacgacgtataaattacaaaatacgacggtacatttaacttcggacgtggtaaataaatacgacagtagtttgtaggtaccgtcgtagtaaactcaaaaattaaagtacataagtaataactcgcgtcatggtatattatttaacacgtcgtttttattaatttactgacgtggatttctgtaatatacgtcgatcataccgacgttgattttacaatttaaacggcggtttgtttgtaaggaccgccgttggttttaaaaatttattctataaatttgtcgctttcattcattttcggtttacatttaaggttccaagttcttcctctctcagtctctcatgtctcaaagataataatttggatgttttctcaaagagaaattgagcttactcgcatcaaatatatgtccacaagaagaagcttgtcaactagccttctcacttccttgatcaagcctgataggacacttagtgcttctgaatactccttgctttccatcaaaagagatgcaagcctggcctccactcgctgtcgaaggaaagttcgcttctcagggaaatctgaagatcagatgtgcctgatcctctgcttgattttcttgcctaagaagatccgtcggatttattgtgatagcctcttcctttatccgtagagcttcagaagaagaagatgggtttcaagaatgcgataaagaatagaaatggcttcagatggcctctaaagcatgagcaattgaatcagtagtttctgggagatatgatgaagacattgtcaatgctttgaactacacaagtcctgcagaaagatatgttaaagaaactgaaacaacggcggttttctgttctaccgtcgtcttttctcgtcgtctatattaagttacgatggcggtagatttataattaccgacgtagattattttgttaaacgtcgttaagtgtactacaaccgacgtggattttaattttaaattataaatggagttttttttcccgtattctttcagttttagttttcaattccaaagcgtgataaatagatttttctttcccgaggaaatttaaaatgagggaaattaatgttctagaatttgtaaactaacacgacgcaatatttgcaaatctgtgtcatctgttaagattatgatgtggaacagagttccatctggtaagatttcgtaacccttgggatctcagacaaaactgattatgtcggcggtgttctatataaaccgtcgtggttatttcaattcttgtcattaagtagatctaccgacgtaggataagaaaatcaaagaaaaaaattgttaacaaaaattcttattaagacgaccgttaaaattaaaggtacgacgtataaaatgaataaatacgacgataaattttattgtacgatttaaagataacgtagtagaactatacgagaatgacgtcgatatatttatattttccgtcgttgtaaattaatttaatacggcgatattttgtattttaaagccgtggatttgtttgtaattatacggcgtcttatacgaaaacctcgtcgtgttattttatgagtaaaaacggcagtttttattgaaatcgtcgtctttactttctacgtcggtcgattcataacttctgccgttctttgttggcattgattttacactgaggaaatctgtttcaaatagacgtcggttgtttaattatgtacgtcgttgtttttgaacagccatttgaaactccattttttagttgtctaaggttgtattacacgacggtgtttttagaaccgtcgtctttttataaaccacgacggttttcacttagaccgtcgttgttttctggtcgtctttttcactttttgtagtagtgtttaTTGACTGGAAATGATCTTATTAAAGATATAGGTCAATCTAATACGTTTTGTTTGGACTGTATCTGTATGGCAGGACCCAGGTTGACCTTCTCCTGGGTTTCAAAAGCACccccataaaaaaaaaggaatttgagcCATAGTCCTTGCTTGTATATATCAGTTCCGATTTGTTTTTTCTGGGACACCAAACACCCAATAAACAGCTTGTAGGCCAAACTACAAattacattaaaaataaaaataaaagatgatgTAATTAGTTCATACAGCACAAggtaaaagaaaatgttgCAAGTATCTCAGGGCATCATCAACGCTCACGTATCTCCAATTTACAACACTTAAAATCCCCACACTCACTTTCTTCACCTTCCTCCTTCCATCACAAAACCCCAACTTCAAATCCGCCACAATCCCACTACAAGTAACCGCACTCGAACCGCAACAACACCCCGGAGAAGGAAGCTCCTCCGAAAACCAACCCTCCACCCCTCCTTTTCCTTTACAATTTTCCATCATCCCAAAAACACCCCTCCACCCTTCCAACACCACGTTCCACGTCACTCTCACCGCCTCATCATCTTCCAATGCCTCAAACACATCGTGGTTATCAACATCGATGTCGAACTTGAAGATGCCATTGGGATCGAGGGTGAGCTCGTTTCCGGGTTTTACGAGAGTGCAGAAACTGTTTGATGATGAATTGTTGTGGCGGAAGATGTTGATTGTGAAGATGAGGTTGTCCAGAAGAAGGCGGGGTTTCGGGGGCGTTTGTCGGCGGCGTTTGGCAGCGGAGCAGCCAATGACATAGAGGCGGCGGTAGGGGACGGTAGGGTTTGTGATTTTGAGggtagagagagaagggaaattGGATGTGCAAATTGGCTTCCAAAGGTGATCAGAGGACATGGAAATGAGCCATGACTTGCACACACATGAGGCTACGGCTAGAGATTTGGGGTCAAGATGGTGACAAACTAGGTCAAGGACTTCCCATGGGGCCATGGTGACAATGAAAATCTGTGCTCGCAGAACGTTATATATTAGGTGTTGTTCGGTGTTTTGTTTGaaaccaaaatatcaaaaagagAGTTGAAGAATTAGTGGTTTGAAGGTGACGGTGGTTAAAAGTGGAGGGCTGTGGTGTTTTGGGGGAGAGGCACTCAGGCACGTGGAGGAATGTGGCGTTTTGCATGGATATGAGTTGCCACGTTAGATTGCAGTGTGTGTTTTGAGGATTCTGAGCGAAACACACGTGCCATTCATGGATGTACACGTGCCAGTTACTTACTAATCACTAGCTACAAACGTATATTATTTGCTGTGTCACCTGACCAgtttactatatatatagaaggAGATCATACCAAATACCAATGATGTAATAACATGGTTGGTGTTGAGCCTCTGTTTGTGCCAAATGTGCTTCGAATCGATCTTGGTCAAGTTATGATTAAATTTTGGGCAAACTGCCGAAATGCTCCCTGAATTTGTACATAATTATCAATTTACCtcttgatctttttttttagcgAATTAAGGgcttaaattaaattttattatcaatTCTCCCTTTACTGTCTAAATCAACAACATGTCATCCAATAATCCgtcaaatcattaaaaaaaaaaatttgaaaaaattaaagaaaaaaaaaagagaaaaaaaaaaaataccatggAATCCTCCCCCCATGCGGTCTTCTTCTCCACCCCATTCCCATGACCACCAATCCTTCACTCCAGATTAATCCCCCCACCTCTCTTCCTTCAGTTTTTTCCCCCCAGACCATTCACCTGTTCCCATCCAAACCCGATTCCCCCATGACTACCACCCCTCAACAAA
Proteins encoded in this region:
- the LOC18784209 gene encoding probable F-box protein At5g04010, which translates into the protein MAPWEVLDLVCHHLDPKSLAVASCVCKSWLISMSSDHLWKPICTSNFPSLSTLKITNPTVPYRRLYVIGCSAAKRRRQTPPKPRLLLDNLIFTINIFRHNNSSSNSFCTLVKPGNELTLDPNGIFKFDIDVDNHDVFEALEDDEAVRVTWNVVLEGWRGVFGMMENCKGKGGVEGWFSEELPSPGCCCGSSAVTCSGIVADLKLGFCDGRRKVKKVSVGILSVVNWRYVSVDDALRYLQHFLLPCAV